The proteins below come from a single Pedobacter aquae genomic window:
- a CDS encoding glycoside hydrolase family 10 protein, protein MNKILVAALFFFSFISIKVQSQMVSGPKREFRGVWIATVVNIDWPSKAGLSTAQQKDELMNILDQHQKQGLNAVFFQVRPASDALYAKGTEPWSIWLTGTQGKAPEPFYDPLDFAIKECHKRGMELHAWFNPYRATFDSQFDKLHKNHITNLKPDWFITYGGKKLFNPGLPDVRAYITQVIMNVVRNYDVDGIHFDDYFYPYGVKGQTIDDTEAYIAYNNGIKDIADWRRDNVDKLIKMVSDSIRTEKKHVKFGISPFGIWKNKKQDPEGSETNGGDSYYGLFADSRKWAKEGWVDYINPQIYWAFSTMAAPYNKLVDWWSNNAYGRHLYIGQGAYRLSDNKDIGWRNPTQMPSQLIYNRLNNRVQGSVYFSSKSLNTNLKGISDTLKNNYYKYPSLPPVMLWLDSISPNRPENLLAVQTNKSVLLSWNLPSKAKDGDAAYGFTIYRFEDNEPLDIDKASAIKKVFFGAITSWEDQDIIKGKKYTYVVTALDRLKNESEHAIPVTVSIK, encoded by the coding sequence ATGAACAAAATCTTAGTAGCAGCTTTATTTTTCTTCTCTTTCATAAGTATTAAAGTCCAATCTCAAATGGTATCTGGTCCTAAAAGAGAGTTTAGAGGTGTTTGGATTGCTACGGTTGTAAATATTGATTGGCCTTCAAAAGCTGGTTTAAGCACCGCTCAGCAGAAAGATGAGCTTATGAACATCCTTGATCAACATCAAAAACAAGGCTTAAATGCTGTGTTTTTTCAGGTAAGGCCAGCCTCTGATGCATTGTATGCAAAAGGTACAGAGCCATGGTCTATTTGGTTAACCGGAACACAAGGCAAAGCGCCAGAGCCTTTTTACGATCCCTTAGATTTTGCTATAAAAGAATGTCATAAAAGAGGGATGGAATTACACGCTTGGTTTAACCCCTACCGAGCAACTTTTGATAGCCAGTTTGATAAACTTCATAAAAACCATATCACCAATTTAAAACCCGATTGGTTTATTACTTATGGAGGTAAAAAATTATTTAATCCGGGTTTACCCGATGTTAGGGCATACATTACCCAAGTGATTATGAATGTGGTAAGAAATTACGATGTAGACGGAATCCATTTTGATGATTATTTCTATCCATACGGTGTAAAAGGACAAACTATTGATGATACAGAAGCTTACATTGCTTATAATAATGGGATAAAAGATATTGCCGATTGGCGAAGAGATAATGTAGACAAACTCATTAAAATGGTGAGCGATAGCATTAGAACGGAAAAGAAACATGTAAAATTTGGGATTAGCCCTTTTGGCATCTGGAAAAATAAAAAACAAGACCCAGAAGGTTCCGAAACTAACGGTGGAGATTCTTATTACGGCTTATTCGCCGATTCTAGAAAATGGGCAAAAGAAGGTTGGGTAGATTATATCAATCCGCAAATTTATTGGGCTTTTAGCACCATGGCGGCTCCTTACAATAAACTGGTAGATTGGTGGAGCAATAATGCCTACGGTAGACACCTCTATATTGGACAAGGCGCTTATCGCTTAAGCGATAATAAAGACATAGGCTGGCGAAACCCTACACAAATGCCTAGTCAGTTAATTTACAACCGCTTAAACAACAGGGTACAAGGCAGTGTGTATTTCAGCTCAAAATCTTTAAATACAAACCTCAAAGGCATATCAGACACCTTAAAAAACAACTATTATAAATATCCTTCTTTACCGCCTGTAATGCTGTGGTTAGATTCCATCTCGCCAAACCGCCCAGAAAACTTACTAGCTGTACAAACCAACAAAAGTGTTTTATTAAGTTGGAATTTACCTTCTAAAGCTAAGGATGGCGATGCTGCATATGGTTTTACCATTTACAGATTTGAAGATAACGAGCCCTTAGATATTGATAAAGCTTCGGCAATAAAAAAAGTGTTCTTTGGTGCTATTACTTCTTGGGAGGACCAAGATATTATTAAAGGAAAAAAATATACCTATGTGGTTACTGCTTTAGACCGCTTAAAGAACGAAAGCGAACATGCTATACCAGTAACTGTATCAATAAAATAA
- a CDS encoding Gfo/Idh/MocA family protein: protein MERKIRAGLMAYGMSGKVFHAPFLDQHTGFELVAIVERSKNEAVKDYPNIIPYKENESLLADDSIELIVVNTPNFTHYEYAKAALQAGKHVLIEKPLSVLKTEAEELFALAFRKNLQVFAYQNRRFDSDYLSVKEVLDSKKLGNIVEAHFRFDRYRPEVSHKFFKEQAMPGAGILYDLGAHIIDQAISLFGVPDDFIKTYGSNRPVTEVDDYAHLHLKYKNGLNVYISTSLLVANPLPSYVLHGTKGSFVKDRTDVQEEQLLAGVKPLDANYGIEKPNSEGVLVYFDDENQQFKELLKAKQASYMHLFDHVYEAIVHQKPYYVKQNEIIAQLSILEK, encoded by the coding sequence ATGGAAAGAAAAATTAGAGCTGGCCTAATGGCTTACGGAATGTCTGGCAAAGTATTTCACGCTCCGTTTTTAGATCAACATACAGGTTTTGAACTAGTTGCTATTGTAGAGCGTAGCAAAAATGAGGCTGTAAAAGATTATCCAAACATTATCCCATATAAAGAAAATGAAAGCCTTTTGGCTGATGATTCTATTGAACTTATCGTTGTAAACACGCCTAACTTCACGCATTACGAGTACGCTAAAGCTGCTTTACAAGCTGGTAAACATGTATTGATAGAAAAACCTTTATCTGTACTAAAAACAGAAGCAGAAGAGCTTTTTGCTTTGGCATTTAGAAAAAATTTACAGGTTTTTGCTTATCAAAATAGACGTTTTGATAGCGATTATTTATCTGTAAAAGAGGTTTTAGACAGCAAAAAATTAGGAAATATTGTTGAAGCCCATTTCCGTTTTGATAGATACCGCCCAGAGGTTAGTCATAAGTTTTTTAAAGAACAAGCTATGCCTGGCGCTGGTATTTTGTATGATTTGGGTGCACACATCATAGACCAGGCTATTAGTTTATTTGGTGTACCAGATGATTTTATTAAAACTTATGGCAGTAATCGCCCAGTTACAGAGGTTGATGATTACGCCCATCTGCATTTAAAATATAAAAATGGCTTAAACGTGTACATCAGTACCAGTTTATTGGTAGCAAACCCTTTACCAAGCTATGTTTTGCATGGCACTAAAGGAAGTTTCGTTAAAGACAGAACCGATGTACAAGAAGAACAATTATTGGCAGGTGTAAAGCCCTTAGATGCTAACTATGGTATAGAAAAACCAAATAGCGAGGGTGTTTTGGTTTATTTTGATGATGAAAATCAACAGTTTAAAGAATTGCTAAAAGCAAAGCAAGCAAGTTATATGCACCTGTTTGATCATGTATACGAAGCCATTGTTCATCAAAAACCATATTATGTAAAACAAAATGAGATTATAGCGCAGCTAAGCATCTTAGAAAAATAA
- a CDS encoding M20/M25/M40 family metallo-hydrolase: MRIAGIIALLFVFTEGIAQTTVKRDPQIQQMVEEVSAQNLEILVKKLASFGTRHTLSDTTSKTTGIGAARNWIKSEFEKYSKASGGRLKVDFDTFTQPADGRRIKQDAVLKNVLATLPGTNPNDHRVFIISGHYDSRASDVNDAKSKAPGAVDDASGTAISLELARIMSKHQFSATIIFMAAVGEEQGLYGAAHLAKKSKAEGWNINAMITNDIVGNTYGSETDLKDNRSVRVFSEGVPATETKEQAALRTSVGGENDSPARQFSRYVKEIAERYVDQLDVKLIYRRDRYLRGGDHTPFSLEGFTAVRFTEMNENFDRQHQDIRTENGRDYGDLPEFADYNYIQKVGRMNLAVLANIAKAPSEPQNVGILTSDLTNKTTLKWEAPKSGNAAGYYILMRETTSPFWEKKFYVSTTQHTLPYSKDNYFFGVQAVDTDGHESAIVFPKPVR, encoded by the coding sequence ATGAGAATTGCAGGAATTATTGCTTTATTATTTGTTTTCACAGAAGGTATAGCGCAAACTACCGTAAAAAGAGACCCTCAAATACAGCAAATGGTAGAAGAGGTATCTGCTCAAAACTTAGAAATACTGGTTAAAAAACTCGCTAGTTTTGGCACCAGACATACTTTAAGTGATACTACAAGTAAAACTACAGGCATAGGCGCTGCCAGAAATTGGATTAAAAGCGAGTTTGAAAAATACAGCAAAGCATCTGGCGGCAGACTAAAAGTAGATTTTGATACTTTTACCCAACCTGCCGACGGACGTAGAATAAAACAAGACGCTGTTCTTAAAAATGTTTTAGCAACCTTACCAGGCACAAATCCTAATGATCATCGGGTTTTTATCATTTCTGGTCATTATGACTCTAGAGCTTCTGATGTTAACGATGCCAAAAGCAAAGCCCCAGGCGCTGTTGATGATGCCTCTGGAACTGCTATTTCTTTAGAGCTAGCCCGCATCATGAGTAAACACCAATTTAGCGCCACTATTATTTTTATGGCTGCCGTTGGGGAAGAACAGGGTTTGTATGGTGCTGCCCATTTAGCTAAAAAATCTAAAGCAGAAGGCTGGAATATTAATGCCATGATTACCAATGATATTGTAGGAAACACTTATGGTAGCGAAACAGATTTGAAAGACAACCGCTCTGTAAGGGTTTTTAGCGAAGGTGTACCTGCTACAGAAACCAAAGAACAAGCTGCTTTAAGAACTTCTGTTGGTGGCGAAAATGATAGTCCGGCAAGACAATTTTCTCGTTATGTTAAAGAAATTGCAGAACGTTATGTAGACCAATTAGATGTTAAACTTATTTACAGAAGAGACCGCTATTTAAGAGGCGGAGACCATACGCCTTTTTCTTTAGAAGGCTTTACTGCTGTTAGGTTTACAGAAATGAATGAGAATTTTGATAGACAGCATCAAGATATTAGAACAGAAAACGGTAGAGATTATGGCGATTTACCAGAATTTGCCGATTATAATTATATCCAAAAAGTAGGTAGGATGAATTTAGCAGTATTAGCAAATATTGCTAAAGCACCCTCAGAACCTCAAAATGTGGGTATTTTAACTAGCGATTTAACAAACAAAACTACCTTAAAATGGGAAGCACCTAAAAGCGGCAATGCAGCAGGTTATTATATTTTAATGCGTGAGACTACTTCTCCTTTTTGGGAAAAGAAATTTTATGTAAGCACTACCCAGCATACTTTACCTTATTCTAAAGACAATTACTTTTTTGGTGTACAAGCTGTAGATACCGATGGGCATGAAAGTGCTATAGTATTTCCTAAACCAGTGAGGTAA
- a CDS encoding glycoside hydrolase family 3 N-terminal domain-containing protein encodes MKKAQLFFWLWLGVSCYSYAQEDKLLDTKVQSLLSKMTLEEKVGQMAQITLDVITKGKDRFTSDEPVVLDKAAMDKAFGVYKIGSVLNTANNRARTPEVWYNIISGIQKAARNKLNIPVIYGIDAIHGTTYTAGATMFPQQIGQAASRNKELIKKAAQITAYETRASGIPWNFSPVLDLGPDPRFPRIWETYGEDVHLTTVLGIEAIKGYEGDDNDINNPYHVASCLKHFLGYQIALSGKDRTPAYISEQALREYHLPAFKAAIDAGAHTIMINSGLINSVPVHANYNLLTKLLREELGFKGLVVTDWGDIENLHTRDKIAKSHKEAIMLAINAGIDMSMIAYQYETFCDNLIALVKEGKVKQSRIDEAVARILVLKYKLGLFETPVTHYKNYPKFGSKEFEQAAYQAAAESITLLKNNNNTLPLRKDMKVLVTGPNANSMRTLNGGWTYSWQGEKVEEFASKYNTIVEALKHKIGEHQVVYVPGLSYKMDGKYFEEYADNMQEALEAAKNVDAVVLCLGENSYTETPGNLSDLYLSDLQTEFAQKIAALGKPIILVLNEGRPRIISKIEPAMPAIVQTYLPGNFGGDALADILFGDVNPSGKLPYTYPKYPNSLVNYNHKPSESRSVVEGVYNYDADYNPQYEFGHGLSYTTFKYSNLSLSAVKITENDKLQVSVDVTNTGTREGKEVVDVYLSDLYASITPDKKRLKAFEKISLKAGEVKTVKFTITKEELAFINDNNKKVVEPGEFEIQIGGLKRQFEVE; translated from the coding sequence ATGAAAAAAGCACAATTATTCTTCTGGCTTTGGCTAGGGGTCTCTTGTTATAGCTACGCTCAGGAGGATAAACTTTTAGATACCAAAGTACAGTCTTTACTCTCAAAAATGACTTTAGAAGAGAAGGTTGGGCAAATGGCTCAAATTACTTTAGATGTTATTACCAAAGGTAAAGATAGGTTTACCAGCGATGAACCTGTAGTTTTAGATAAAGCAGCTATGGACAAAGCTTTTGGGGTGTATAAAATAGGCTCGGTACTTAATACTGCAAACAACAGAGCCAGAACACCAGAAGTTTGGTACAACATCATTAGTGGGATACAAAAAGCGGCTCGCAATAAGCTAAACATTCCAGTTATTTATGGTATTGATGCTATACATGGCACAACTTACACAGCAGGTGCAACCATGTTTCCTCAGCAAATAGGGCAGGCAGCCAGTAGAAATAAAGAGCTTATTAAAAAAGCAGCGCAAATAACAGCTTATGAAACCAGAGCCAGCGGCATCCCATGGAATTTTTCTCCGGTTCTGGATTTAGGTCCAGACCCACGCTTTCCACGTATTTGGGAAACTTACGGAGAAGATGTACACCTTACCACTGTTTTAGGTATTGAGGCTATAAAAGGTTATGAAGGTGATGATAATGATATCAATAACCCTTACCATGTGGCATCTTGCCTAAAGCATTTTTTAGGTTATCAGATTGCTTTATCTGGTAAAGATAGAACTCCGGCTTATATCTCAGAACAAGCTTTAAGAGAGTATCATTTACCTGCTTTTAAAGCTGCAATAGATGCTGGCGCTCATACCATCATGATAAATTCTGGCCTGATAAATAGCGTTCCCGTTCATGCTAATTATAATTTACTTACCAAATTACTAAGAGAAGAGTTGGGTTTTAAAGGTTTAGTTGTTACAGATTGGGGCGATATAGAAAACCTACATACCAGAGATAAAATTGCAAAATCTCATAAAGAAGCTATCATGCTTGCCATTAATGCAGGTATAGATATGTCTATGATAGCCTATCAGTATGAAACTTTTTGTGATAACCTTATTGCCTTGGTTAAAGAGGGGAAAGTAAAGCAGTCGCGTATTGATGAAGCTGTAGCTAGAATTTTAGTGTTGAAGTACAAATTGGGATTATTTGAAACTCCGGTTACGCACTACAAGAATTATCCAAAATTTGGTAGCAAGGAGTTTGAGCAAGCAGCTTATCAGGCCGCAGCCGAATCTATTACTTTATTAAAAAATAACAATAATACGCTTCCGCTGAGGAAAGACATGAAGGTTTTAGTTACCGGGCCAAACGCAAATTCTATGCGTACATTAAATGGCGGTTGGACTTATTCTTGGCAAGGCGAAAAAGTAGAAGAATTTGCATCAAAATACAATACCATTGTAGAGGCTTTAAAGCATAAAATAGGAGAACATCAGGTAGTTTATGTTCCAGGACTTAGCTATAAAATGGATGGTAAATACTTTGAGGAATATGCCGATAATATGCAAGAAGCATTAGAAGCAGCAAAAAATGTTGATGCCGTTGTTTTATGCTTAGGCGAAAACTCTTATACCGAGACACCAGGTAATTTAAGCGATTTATATCTTTCTGATTTACAAACAGAATTTGCTCAAAAAATAGCCGCTTTAGGTAAACCTATTATTTTAGTTTTAAATGAAGGTAGGCCAAGAATCATCAGTAAAATAGAGCCCGCTATGCCTGCTATAGTACAAACCTATTTACCGGGTAATTTTGGTGGCGATGCTTTAGCTGATATCCTTTTTGGGGATGTTAATCCATCGGGTAAACTGCCTTATACCTATCCTAAATACCCAAATTCTTTGGTAAATTATAATCATAAACCATCAGAAAGTAGGTCGGTAGTAGAAGGTGTTTATAATTACGATGCTGATTATAATCCGCAATATGAATTTGGACATGGTTTAAGTTATACTACTTTTAAATACAGCAATTTAAGTTTATCAGCTGTAAAGATTACAGAAAATGATAAATTACAGGTAAGTGTAGATGTTACCAATACAGGGACAAGAGAAGGTAAAGAAGTGGTAGATGTTTATTTGAGCGATTTATATGCTTCTATCACACCAGATAAAAAGCGATTAAAAGCTTTCGAGAAAATTAGTTTAAAAGCAGGTGAAGTTAAAACTGTTAAGTTTACCATAACAAAAGAAGAATTAGCTTTTATAAATGACAATAATAAAAAAGTTGTTGAACCTGGCGAATTTGAAATTCAAATTGGAGGATTGAAAAGACAGTTTGAAGTAGAATAG
- a CDS encoding glycoside hydrolase family 16 protein produces the protein MMIRMDRIVLFSLGLVALACTEKKDLPPTTAPKAIEDKNWTFELSPVWADEFTGSGKPDATKWGYDIGGSGWGNNELQYYTAGDNVNIANGILTITARKENRESNLYTSSRLVTRGKGDFLYGRFEIRAKLPTGRGTWPAIWMLPTDFAYGNWPNSGEIDIMEHVGYDQNRVHITVHTGAFNHSINTQKGNSKVIPTASTAFHNYRVDWTPYAVRGYIDNDLVFEFVNNGQGFKAWPFDKRFHLLLNIAVGGNWGGAQGVDPNVFPTAMDIDYVRVYKMIDK, from the coding sequence ATGATGATTAGAATGGACAGAATAGTTTTATTTAGCCTCGGACTGGTGGCCTTGGCTTGTACAGAAAAGAAAGATTTACCACCTACCACAGCACCAAAGGCTATAGAAGACAAAAACTGGACTTTTGAGTTGTCTCCTGTTTGGGCAGATGAATTTACTGGAAGTGGTAAACCTGATGCTACAAAATGGGGTTATGATATTGGTGGCAGCGGTTGGGGTAATAACGAGTTACAATATTATACCGCTGGCGATAACGTAAATATCGCCAACGGTATATTAACCATTACTGCAAGAAAAGAAAATCGCGAAAGCAATCTTTATACTTCTAGCAGATTGGTTACCAGAGGTAAAGGCGACTTTTTATATGGCAGGTTTGAGATAAGAGCCAAACTACCTACTGGTAGAGGCACATGGCCAGCAATTTGGATGTTACCTACAGATTTTGCCTATGGAAATTGGCCAAACTCTGGTGAAATTGATATTATGGAGCATGTTGGTTACGACCAAAACCGGGTGCATATTACCGTACATACAGGGGCTTTTAACCATAGCATCAATACACAAAAAGGAAACTCTAAAGTTATCCCAACTGCTTCTACAGCATTTCACAATTATAGGGTAGATTGGACACCTTATGCCGTTAGAGGTTATATTGATAACGATCTTGTTTTTGAATTTGTAAACAACGGACAAGGTTTTAAAGCTTGGCCTTTTGATAAAAGGTTCCACTTACTACTCAATATTGCCGTTGGTGGTAATTGGGGTGGCGCACAAGGGGTAGACCCTAATGTTTTCCCTACGGCTATGGACATAGACTATGTTAGAGTTTATAAAATGATAGACAAATAA
- a CDS encoding PKD domain-containing protein, whose product MKKNILITLSAVLTTFFWTACKESDNILEGTPSEASFTAAITAVPDTLPFVQKVTFTNGSKDAFIYKWDFGDGSNPSAEANPVHIYKSSNTFTVKLTSVGKAGSSESTRVITVQDACSNETFRKLTSCGVQKWTWSSSADAIKVLSADASQVFFAGPAAGCQVDDKFTFQADGTFKYDANGETFSVQAGYSCQPAIANATSFKLAAKAGTVPKIILGPAVTGGRAFMGTTDQVVGNAYEIRSITDETMVLRGTLQDGNLIEFKFQLPSDLDNVKLLLTGGATRSWKLDASKVPGPITVGPNDGDPTGFFGGGPLSPCQVDDIYTFGQNNSIVYNAGAETFVAGNPGSCQAPRNYSTNFTFTNVPSGAGIAQINLPVNAQLFIGITDRPSENVYRILEINDNRMVLRAGNGNSGVVFDLFLLELINIDDD is encoded by the coding sequence ATGAAAAAAAATATTTTAATAACCTTATCTGCCGTTCTTACAACTTTCTTCTGGACAGCTTGTAAAGAGTCTGATAATATATTAGAAGGCACACCTTCTGAAGCGTCTTTTACAGCGGCCATAACCGCTGTACCAGATACCTTACCTTTTGTACAAAAAGTAACTTTTACCAATGGTTCTAAAGATGCTTTCATTTATAAATGGGATTTTGGCGATGGTAGTAACCCATCGGCGGAAGCCAACCCTGTACACATTTATAAAAGCAGCAATACTTTTACGGTAAAACTTACTTCGGTAGGTAAAGCCGGTAGCAGCGAAAGTACAAGAGTAATTACCGTACAAGACGCTTGTAGCAATGAAACATTTAGGAAATTGACCAGCTGCGGCGTTCAAAAATGGACATGGAGCAGCAGCGCCGATGCTATTAAAGTTTTATCAGCAGATGCTTCGCAAGTATTTTTTGCAGGCCCAGCAGCAGGTTGCCAAGTTGATGATAAATTTACTTTCCAAGCTGATGGTACTTTTAAATACGATGCTAACGGTGAAACCTTTAGTGTACAAGCAGGTTATTCTTGCCAGCCAGCTATTGCCAATGCTACATCATTTAAACTAGCAGCAAAGGCTGGTACTGTACCAAAAATAATTTTGGGTCCTGCTGTTACCGGTGGAAGAGCATTTATGGGCACCACAGACCAAGTTGTGGGTAATGCTTATGAGATTAGGTCTATTACCGATGAAACAATGGTTTTAAGAGGCACTTTACAAGATGGTAATTTAATAGAGTTTAAATTCCAATTACCATCAGATTTAGATAATGTGAAGTTATTATTAACAGGTGGCGCTACCAGATCTTGGAAATTAGATGCAAGCAAAGTTCCAGGCCCTATTACGGTAGGTCCTAATGATGGCGACCCAACCGGATTTTTTGGTGGTGGTCCATTATCGCCTTGCCAAGTTGATGATATCTATACCTTCGGTCAAAATAATTCTATTGTTTACAATGCTGGTGCAGAAACTTTTGTGGCCGGAAACCCTGGTAGTTGCCAAGCGCCAAGAAATTATAGCACCAATTTTACTTTTACCAATGTGCCAAGTGGAGCTGGTATAGCACAAATTAACCTTCCGGTAAATGCACAACTTTTTATTGGTATAACCGATAGACCTAGTGAAAATGTTTACAGGATACTAGAAATAAATGATAATAGGATGGTTTTAAGAGCCGGAAATGGAAATAGTGGGGTAGTGTTTGATTTATTTTTGTTAGAGTTAATTAATATTGATGATGATTAG
- a CDS encoding RagB/SusD family nutrient uptake outer membrane protein, giving the protein MTTENFYQTENDAIAAINAVYQPLTGLYNLMWQFGDIMSDDTDTGGGGGGDGASELELDNFTVTPFNSNLSNYWAQCYLGIQRANIAIEKVPNVPSISESIKNRSLGEAYFLRAVYYFHLVRLFGDVPFYTNPISLEEARTVARSPRADVYAQIIADLKQAEGLLPNTYVGANKGRATAGSAKGILASVYLTLGNKTEAAAKALEVINNAGLYGYDLWANYGDNFKLENENGKESVFEVQYRSGGGQWTFFGGGQVLNTFMGPRAQNVVQSSGYGFSIPTLDLFNQYERTNAADSSTIRDTRRRPSMWMPGDKFVSGAVNYTQPASLIGSPNGFNTKKYFVPITNLTGDNGGWTASKNIPVMRYSEILLIYAEAAGRTLGKQYIDRVRARANLNPLPAGLSDADYLAAIYKERRVEFAFEMHRWFDLLRHPNPNYFIDVMRAAGKTNVAAKHRFMPIPQSERDINPNLTQNDY; this is encoded by the coding sequence ATCACTACAGAAAACTTTTATCAAACAGAAAATGATGCTATTGCAGCTATAAATGCTGTTTATCAGCCATTAACAGGATTATATAACTTAATGTGGCAGTTTGGAGATATCATGAGTGATGATACCGATACTGGCGGTGGCGGTGGTGGCGATGGTGCATCAGAACTTGAGCTTGATAATTTTACGGTAACTCCGTTTAATTCTAACCTATCTAACTATTGGGCGCAATGTTATTTAGGCATCCAAAGAGCTAATATCGCTATAGAGAAAGTTCCAAATGTGCCAAGCATCAGCGAAAGTATAAAAAATAGAAGTTTAGGCGAGGCGTACTTTTTAAGAGCTGTTTATTATTTCCATTTGGTAAGGTTGTTTGGCGATGTTCCTTTCTATACCAATCCTATTTCTTTAGAAGAGGCAAGAACTGTAGCAAGGTCTCCAAGAGCCGATGTTTATGCTCAAATTATTGCCGATTTAAAACAAGCTGAAGGGCTTTTACCTAATACTTATGTAGGCGCTAATAAAGGTAGGGCAACCGCTGGTTCTGCAAAAGGTATTTTGGCTAGTGTTTATTTAACCTTAGGCAATAAAACAGAAGCCGCAGCTAAAGCTTTAGAGGTTATTAATAATGCGGGTTTATACGGTTATGATTTATGGGCAAATTATGGCGATAACTTCAAATTAGAGAATGAGAATGGTAAAGAATCTGTATTTGAGGTGCAATATCGTAGTGGTGGTGGCCAATGGACTTTCTTTGGTGGCGGACAAGTGTTAAACACTTTTATGGGGCCAAGAGCACAAAACGTAGTACAATCTTCTGGTTATGGTTTTAGTATCCCAACTTTAGATTTGTTTAACCAATACGAGCGCACCAATGCGGCAGACTCTAGCACAATTAGAGACACCAGAAGAAGACCAAGCATGTGGATGCCAGGCGACAAATTTGTATCAGGAGCAGTAAACTATACACAACCAGCTTCTTTAATTGGCTCTCCTAATGGTTTTAACACCAAGAAATATTTTGTGCCTATTACCAATTTAACTGGCGATAATGGTGGCTGGACAGCGTCTAAAAATATCCCGGTAATGCGTTATAGCGAAATCTTATTGATTTACGCAGAGGCTGCCGGACGAACTTTAGGAAAGCAATATATTGATAGGGTGAGAGCCAGAGCAAATTTGAATCCGCTACCAGCTGGTTTAAGTGATGCTGATTATTTGGCGGCTATTTACAAAGAACGTAGGGTAGAGTTTGCTTTTGAAATGCACCGTTGGTTTGATTTATTGCGTCATCCAAACCCTAATTACTTTATAGATGTAATGAGGGCAGCAGGTAAAACAAATGTTGCAGCTAAGCATAGGTTTATGCCTATCCCGCAAAGTGAGAGAGATATCAATCCAAACTTAACTCAAAATGATTATTAA